The following are encoded in a window of Novosphingobium sp. ZN18A2 genomic DNA:
- the cyoB gene encoding cytochrome o ubiquinol oxidase subunit I, producing the protein MPDTPLPYTGWLFGRLSLAALPLNVPIVMGTFVVVALGAIAVLGALTYFRLWGMLWRDWFTSVDHKKIGVMYIVLSLIMLLRGFADALMMRAQQAISFGSNNGYLPPEHYDQIFTAHGVIMIFFVAMPMVVGLMNLVVPLQIGARDVSFPWLNNFSFWMTVSGAVLTMISLFIGSYSTAGWLAMAPFSGLQASPGVGVDYYVWGLQIAGLGTLLSGVNFVATILRMRAPGMTMMKMPVFTWTALCTNVLIVAIFPILTVTLALLGLDRTLGTQFFTNVKGGNPMMYVNLIWIWGHPEVYVLILPIFGVYSEVTATFCRKPLFGYTSMVYATIVITILSYVVWLHHFFTMGSGASVNSFFGITTMIISIPTGAKMFNWLFTIYRGRVRYELPMMWTLAFMLTFVIGGMTGVLLAVPPADFVLHNSLFLIAHFHNVIIGGVLFGAFAAINYWFPKAFGFRLDSKWGKRSFWLWVSGFYFAFMPLYVLGLMGVTRRLSHFDNPAYQIWFEIAAFGALLIAGGIACMVIQILVSIRNRKELADTTGDPWDGRTLEWATSSPPPAYNFAFTPVVHSRDAWWDMKRNGYVRPTSGFEPIHMPKNSATGMIIAGLGLAFGFGMVWHIWWMAAGGLFAMAATGIGHTFNYARDFYIPAKQVSDVEGERTRKLSAQAA; encoded by the coding sequence CGTCCGTCGACCACAAGAAGATCGGCGTGATGTACATCGTGCTGTCGTTGATCATGCTGCTGCGCGGCTTTGCCGACGCGCTGATGATGCGCGCCCAGCAGGCGATCTCGTTCGGTTCGAACAACGGCTATCTGCCGCCAGAACACTATGACCAGATCTTCACCGCGCACGGCGTGATCATGATCTTTTTCGTCGCCATGCCGATGGTGGTGGGGCTGATGAACCTGGTCGTGCCGTTGCAGATCGGCGCGCGCGACGTTTCATTCCCGTGGCTCAACAACTTTTCGTTCTGGATGACCGTTTCGGGCGCGGTGCTGACGATGATATCCCTGTTCATCGGCAGCTATTCCACCGCCGGATGGCTGGCGATGGCACCATTTTCCGGCCTTCAGGCAAGCCCGGGTGTTGGTGTCGACTACTATGTCTGGGGCTTGCAGATCGCGGGCCTTGGCACCCTGCTTTCAGGCGTGAACTTCGTCGCCACGATCCTGCGGATGCGGGCACCGGGGATGACGATGATGAAGATGCCGGTCTTTACCTGGACCGCGCTGTGCACCAACGTCCTGATCGTTGCGATCTTCCCGATCCTGACGGTGACGCTGGCGCTGTTGGGGCTCGATCGCACGCTGGGCACGCAATTCTTCACCAACGTGAAGGGCGGCAACCCGATGATGTATGTCAACCTCATCTGGATCTGGGGCCACCCGGAGGTTTACGTCCTGATCCTGCCGATCTTCGGCGTCTATTCCGAAGTGACGGCCACGTTCTGCCGCAAGCCGCTGTTTGGCTATACCTCGATGGTTTACGCCACCATCGTCATCACGATCCTGTCCTATGTCGTGTGGCTGCACCACTTCTTCACGATGGGGTCGGGCGCCAGCGTCAATTCGTTCTTCGGCATCACCACGATGATCATCTCGATCCCGACGGGCGCGAAGATGTTCAACTGGCTGTTCACGATCTATCGCGGCCGGGTCCGCTATGAACTGCCGATGATGTGGACGCTGGCGTTCATGCTGACATTCGTGATCGGCGGGATGACGGGCGTGCTGCTGGCGGTTCCGCCGGCCGACTTTGTGCTCCACAATTCGCTGTTCCTGATCGCGCACTTCCATAACGTGATTATCGGCGGCGTGTTGTTCGGGGCGTTCGCGGCCATCAATTACTGGTTTCCCAAGGCGTTCGGTTTCAGGCTCGACAGCAAGTGGGGCAAGCGGTCGTTCTGGCTGTGGGTTTCGGGCTTCTATTTCGCCTTCATGCCACTTTACGTGCTGGGCCTGATGGGGGTCACGCGCCGCCTGTCGCATTTCGACAATCCGGCCTATCAGATCTGGTTCGAGATTGCTGCCTTCGGCGCGCTGCTGATCGCCGGCGGAATTGCCTGCATGGTCATCCAGATCCTGGTGTCGATCCGCAATCGCAAGGAACTGGCCGATACCACCGGCGATCCGTGGGACGGCCGCACGCTGGAATGGGCCACATCCTCTCCGCCGCCGGCCTATAACTTTGCCTTCACGCCGGTGGTCCACAGCCGCGACGCATGGTGGGACATGAAGCGCAACGGCTATGTCCGGCCCACCAGCGGTTTCGAGCCGATCCACATGCCGAAGAATTCGGCCACCGGCATGATCATCGCCGGGCTTGGCCTGGCCTTCGGCTTCGGCATGGTGTGGCACATCTGGTGGATGGCGGCGGGCGGCCTGTTCGCGATGGCGGCAACCGGCATCGGCCACACCTTCAACTATGCGCGCGACTTCTACATCCCGGCCAAACAGGTCAGCGACGTTGAAGGCGAACGCACCCGCAAACTCTCGGCCCAAGCGGCCTGA
- the cyoC gene encoding cytochrome o ubiquinol oxidase subunit III has protein sequence MRTGSETMDAQSYFDGDRPLYHLPEEPHHAEGHSTMLGFWIYLMSDCLLFAGLFATYAVLDHSFAGGPGPKQLFELPLVALNTAMLLFSSITYGFAMLVMEQNKKGATLAWLAITGLFGLAFLSIEMHEFAGMIAEGATPQSSAFLSAFFTLVGTHGLHVTVGSIWLVTLMSQVARFGLTSANKRRLMCLSLFWHFLDIVWIGVFTFVYLMGVLG, from the coding sequence ATGAGGACCGGATCGGAAACGATGGACGCACAAAGCTATTTCGACGGCGACCGGCCGCTTTACCACCTGCCGGAAGAGCCGCACCACGCGGAAGGCCACAGCACAATGCTGGGCTTCTGGATCTACCTGATGAGCGACTGCCTGCTGTTCGCGGGGCTGTTCGCCACATATGCGGTTCTGGACCACTCGTTCGCCGGCGGACCGGGTCCGAAGCAGTTGTTCGAACTGCCGCTGGTGGCGCTCAACACGGCGATGCTGCTGTTCTCTTCGATCACCTATGGCTTCGCGATGCTGGTGATGGAGCAGAACAAGAAAGGCGCGACGCTGGCCTGGCTGGCCATAACCGGCCTGTTCGGGCTCGCCTTCCTTTCGATCGAGATGCACGAATTCGCCGGAATGATTGCCGAAGGGGCCACCCCGCAATCGAGCGCGTTCCTTTCCGCGTTCTTCACGCTTGTCGGCACGCACGGGTTGCACGTTACCGTCGGCTCGATCTGGCTGGTCACGCTGATGTCGCAGGTCGCGCGCTTCGGGCTTACGTCCGCGAACAAGCGACGTCTGATGTGCCTTTCGCTGTTCTGGCACTTCCTCGACATCGTCTGGATCGGCGTTTTCACCTTCGTTTACCTGATGGGAGTCCTCGGATGA
- the cyoD gene encoding cytochrome o ubiquinol oxidase subunit IV produces the protein MSTAPAPHDHSNGHGDHLDNAPHGSFGGYMTGFLLSVILTAIPFALVMTGTLDKNVTLILILAMAIVQIFVHMVYFLHMNMKVEDGWSMLALIFTVVFVVITLAGSMWVLYHMNDNMMPMTPVASSSAGMTG, from the coding sequence ATGAGCACCGCCCCCGCACCGCACGATCATTCCAACGGACACGGTGATCACCTCGATAACGCGCCCCACGGTTCGTTCGGCGGCTACATGACCGGTTTCCTCCTGTCGGTGATCCTTACCGCGATCCCGTTTGCGCTGGTGATGACGGGCACGCTGGACAAGAACGTCACGCTGATCCTGATCCTTGCCATGGCGATTGTGCAGATCTTCGTCCACATGGTCTATTTCCTGCACATGAACATGAAGGTGGAGGACGGCTGGTCCATGCTCGCGCTGATCTTCACGGTGGTATTCGTCGTGATCACCCTCGCCGGGTCGATGTGGGTTCTTTACCACATGAACGATAACATGATGCCGATGACCCCGGTGGCCTCTTCTTCCGCCGGGATGACCGGCTGA
- a CDS encoding SURF1 family protein, with translation MPTTADTGHRKGIVLPLAFALVLFAGFMTLGVWQVHRLAWKEALIARVDARLAASPVPAPGPDEWAAVNRTRSEYRRVSVTGHFATVRPALVQAATRLGGGFWVMAPFDDDRGFTVLVNRGFVPDRKTGAAPPPSGKRTITGLLRITEPDGGFLQSNQPAADRWFSRDIAAIARTRGLGRTAPYFIDADAAGIDNGKVAGQPVGGLTVTRFPNSHLSYAITWFVLAAMSLAGAAWLIRERVRPTRG, from the coding sequence GTGCCGACAACGGCGGACACCGGGCACAGGAAGGGAATCGTCCTCCCCCTGGCGTTTGCGCTGGTGCTGTTCGCGGGGTTCATGACGCTGGGCGTATGGCAGGTCCATCGCCTCGCGTGGAAAGAGGCGCTGATCGCGCGCGTGGATGCGCGCCTTGCTGCGTCCCCCGTGCCCGCGCCCGGGCCGGACGAATGGGCGGCGGTCAACCGGACCCGCAGCGAATACCGCCGCGTCAGCGTGACCGGGCACTTCGCGACGGTCCGCCCGGCGCTGGTCCAGGCCGCAACGCGGCTGGGCGGCGGATTCTGGGTGATGGCGCCGTTCGACGATGACCGCGGCTTTACCGTCCTTGTGAACCGCGGCTTCGTGCCGGACCGCAAGACGGGCGCCGCGCCCCCTCCATCCGGCAAGCGCACGATAACCGGGCTGTTGCGCATTACCGAACCCGACGGCGGCTTCCTGCAATCGAACCAGCCAGCGGCCGACCGCTGGTTCTCACGCGATATCGCGGCAATCGCCAGGACGCGCGGCCTTGGCAGGACCGCGCCCTATTTCATCGATGCAGACGCGGCGGGAATCGATAACGGAAAAGTGGCCGGGCAGCCCGTGGGCGGACTGACCGTTACCCGGTTTCCCAACAGTCATCTTTCCTATGCGATAACGTGGTTCGTGCTGGCGGCGATGAGCCTTGCCGGCGCGGCATGGTTGATCCGCGAGCGGGTTCGTCCAACAAGGGGGTGA
- a CDS encoding ATP-binding protein, with the protein MANRPSYPAQGSSALSDHAVEPSGTANMRQLIALRWLAVIGQFVTIMIVHHGMDVQLPLYRMLAIVLGLVTLNLISMFSLRNGLEVGNSELFFELTIDVAALTGLLYLSGGATNPFIWLFLLQVALGAILLKPWSTWAIVLFTSACFVFLLVTHEPLVLPPEFTIGLFDLYIFGALTSFVIIAVLLVLFITRINANVRAGDARLAAMRQQAAEEDHIVRMGLLATGAAHELGTPLASLSVIANDWSHREDLLALRDLPEEVEDVRVAVERCKTIVGGILMSAGEARGEKTAVTTLVQFLQDIVGEWQDRVDPEMLRFSNRIDGDVRIVSDAALKQVIWNIFDNAYEASGAPATMTAQRMAGDLVLTVRDSGPGFAADILEDFGKPYRSTKQRRGGGLGLFLVVNVMRKLGGQATARNEPFGGATVELTLPIEAIEWHGDRQQ; encoded by the coding sequence ATGGCAAACCGCCCTTCATACCCTGCCCAGGGCAGCAGCGCGCTGTCCGACCACGCCGTAGAACCCAGCGGCACCGCCAACATGCGCCAGCTTATTGCATTGCGCTGGCTGGCAGTGATCGGCCAGTTCGTAACCATCATGATCGTCCACCACGGCATGGACGTGCAATTGCCGCTGTACCGGATGCTGGCGATCGTCCTGGGACTGGTGACGCTGAACCTGATCAGCATGTTCAGCCTGCGCAACGGGCTGGAGGTCGGCAACAGCGAACTGTTCTTCGAACTCACAATAGACGTCGCCGCGCTCACCGGCCTTCTCTATCTCAGCGGCGGGGCGACCAACCCGTTTATCTGGCTGTTCCTGCTGCAAGTCGCCCTGGGGGCGATCCTGTTGAAGCCCTGGTCGACCTGGGCGATCGTTCTGTTCACGTCCGCGTGCTTTGTGTTCCTTCTGGTCACGCACGAACCGCTGGTGCTACCGCCCGAATTCACGATCGGGCTGTTCGACCTGTATATTTTCGGCGCGCTGACCAGTTTCGTGATTATCGCGGTGCTGCTGGTGCTGTTCATCACGCGCATAAACGCCAACGTGCGCGCAGGCGACGCGCGCCTTGCCGCGATGCGGCAGCAAGCGGCGGAAGAAGACCACATCGTGCGCATGGGCCTGCTGGCCACCGGCGCCGCGCACGAACTTGGCACGCCGCTCGCCTCGCTTTCGGTGATCGCCAACGACTGGAGCCACCGCGAAGACCTGCTTGCGCTTCGCGATCTGCCCGAAGAGGTGGAGGACGTGCGCGTGGCGGTGGAGCGTTGCAAGACGATTGTCGGCGGCATCCTGATGTCGGCCGGCGAAGCGCGGGGCGAAAAAACCGCCGTCACGACGCTTGTCCAATTCCTTCAGGATATCGTGGGCGAATGGCAGGACCGCGTCGATCCGGAAATGCTGCGCTTTTCCAACCGCATCGATGGCGACGTGCGCATCGTCTCGGATGCGGCGCTGAAGCAGGTCATCTGGAATATATTCGACAATGCCTACGAAGCTTCGGGCGCGCCGGCCACGATGACCGCACAGCGCATGGCAGGCGACCTGGTATTGACGGTGCGCGACAGTGGCCCGGGCTTTGCAGCAGACATTCTGGAAGACTTCGGAAAACCCTATCGATCCACCAAGCAGCGCCGCGGCGGCGGGCTGGGATTGTTTCTTGTCGTCAACGTCATGCGCAAGCTGGGCGGGCAAGCGACCGCGCGCAACGAACCCTTCGGCGGCGCAACCGTTGAACTGACCTTGCCCATTGAAGCCATCGAATGGCATGGTGACAGGCAGCAATGA
- a CDS encoding response regulator transcription factor — protein sequence MTRKTLLIVEDDADLARTLKRSFERRDYAVALASSPAEVDAFIAARTGGEAPDFALVDLKLGTESGLGCVKALAEHSGDTVIVVLTGYASIATAVEAIKLGASNYLPKPANSDDIEAAFGRTQADTTVEIGTRQTRSVKTVEWEHIHETLAATGFNISETARRLGMHRRTLARKLEKRQIK from the coding sequence ATGACCCGGAAGACCCTGCTGATCGTCGAAGACGATGCCGACCTGGCCCGAACGCTCAAGCGGTCGTTCGAACGCAGGGATTACGCCGTCGCGCTCGCGTCCAGCCCGGCAGAAGTCGATGCCTTCATTGCTGCGCGGACCGGCGGGGAAGCTCCGGATTTCGCGCTGGTGGACCTGAAGCTGGGCACAGAATCGGGCCTTGGCTGCGTAAAGGCGCTGGCAGAACATTCGGGCGATACGGTGATCGTGGTGCTGACAGGCTATGCCAGCATCGCCACGGCGGTCGAGGCGATCAAGCTGGGGGCCAGCAACTATCTTCCCAAGCCTGCGAACAGCGACGACATAGAAGCCGCCTTCGGACGGACACAGGCGGATACGACCGTCGAAATCGGGACACGGCAAACGCGGTCGGTGAAGACCGTGGAATGGGAACATATCCACGAAACGCTTGCCGCCACGGGCTTCAACATCTCCGAAACCGCGCGCAGGCTGGGCATGCACCGCCGCACGCTGGCACGGAAGCTGGAAAAGCGACAGATCAAATAG
- a CDS encoding BCCT family transporter, giving the protein MASQPGAGVDGGDNFKPVVFFGAIAAIGVLIAFALLNASVAAERFGQIQLFATRNFGWLLVMVANILLGCCAIMAVTRLGRIRLGGRDAVPQYGLATWFAMLFSAGMGIGLLFYGVAEPVTHFSHPPATAFSNPDAVLPRGLAGNAQHAMGLTFLHWGLHAWGIYAVIGLGLGYVAYNRGRSLSIGAFLNVAFPRIPSLAVDLIDVLAITATVCGVAASLGFGASQITAGLALVAGIPANGAVEAIVIVVITGLATISVALGLDKGIRRLSEINMALAVALAVFVLVLGPTVFLLDAFVQNIGYYMQRFVYLSTWTASYTDTDWQSSWTMFYYAWWISWSPFVGIFIARISYGRTVREFVGGVLLVPSLFTFAWMTIFGDSALYIELFGNGGLSQAVDSSMSDALFAFLHHYPLTGPVSALAIVIVATFFVTSADSGALVTAMIASGGHSHAGFVHRVTWAVAMGALAGALLWAGGLGALQTAAIVTGLPFALVLLMIAWGLLKMLRADDQVAA; this is encoded by the coding sequence GTGGCAAGTCAACCGGGCGCTGGCGTCGATGGCGGGGACAATTTCAAGCCTGTCGTTTTTTTCGGGGCGATCGCGGCGATCGGCGTGCTGATCGCCTTTGCCCTGCTCAATGCCAGCGTCGCGGCCGAACGGTTCGGCCAGATTCAACTGTTTGCCACGCGGAACTTCGGCTGGTTGCTGGTGATGGTCGCCAATATCCTGCTGGGCTGCTGCGCGATCATGGCGGTTACGCGCCTCGGGCGGATCCGGCTGGGCGGGCGCGACGCGGTACCGCAATACGGGCTGGCGACATGGTTCGCGATGCTGTTCAGCGCCGGCATGGGGATCGGCCTGCTGTTCTATGGCGTGGCCGAACCGGTGACCCATTTCTCCCATCCCCCGGCGACCGCGTTTTCCAATCCCGACGCCGTGTTGCCGCGCGGCCTTGCAGGCAACGCCCAGCACGCGATGGGGCTGACATTCCTGCACTGGGGACTGCACGCCTGGGGAATCTATGCCGTCATCGGCCTTGGCCTTGGTTACGTGGCTTATAATCGCGGCCGGTCGTTGAGCATCGGTGCGTTCCTGAACGTCGCTTTCCCGCGCATCCCTTCGCTCGCTGTCGACCTGATAGACGTTCTCGCGATAACAGCGACGGTTTGTGGTGTTGCTGCATCGCTCGGCTTCGGCGCGTCGCAGATCACGGCGGGGCTGGCACTGGTTGCGGGCATACCCGCCAACGGCGCGGTCGAAGCAATCGTGATCGTGGTGATTACCGGGCTGGCGACGATTTCGGTCGCACTGGGTCTGGACAAGGGAATCCGCCGCCTGTCGGAAATCAACATGGCGCTGGCCGTCGCGCTGGCGGTATTCGTCCTTGTCCTGGGGCCGACCGTGTTCCTGCTAGACGCCTTCGTGCAGAACATCGGCTATTACATGCAGCGGTTCGTCTATCTGTCGACATGGACCGCAAGCTATACCGACACCGACTGGCAGAGCAGCTGGACGATGTTCTATTACGCGTGGTGGATCAGCTGGTCGCCGTTCGTGGGTATTTTCATCGCGCGCATATCCTATGGGCGCACGGTTCGCGAATTTGTCGGCGGCGTGCTGCTGGTGCCCTCGCTGTTCACGTTTGCTTGGATGACCATTTTTGGTGACAGCGCGCTGTATATCGAACTGTTCGGCAACGGCGGGCTGTCGCAAGCGGTCGATTCCAGCATGTCCGATGCCTTGTTCGCGTTCCTGCACCACTATCCGCTGACCGGGCCTGTTTCCGCGCTGGCGATCGTTATCGTGGCGACCTTTTTCGTAACTTCCGCGGATTCGGGCGCGCTGGTTACCGCGATGATCGCATCGGGCGGGCACAGCCACGCGGGCTTCGTCCACCGGGTGACCTGGGCGGTAGCCATGGGCGCATTGGCAGGGGCCTTGCTTTGGGCTGGCGGACTGGGCGCGTTGCAGACGGCGGCGATCGTGACGGGGCTTCCCTTCGCGCTGGTCCTGCTGATGATCGCCTGGGGTCTGTTGAAGATGCTGCGCGCGGACGATCAGGTGGCGGCCTAG
- a CDS encoding TonB-dependent receptor, with protein MLKSLSGASIGALAIAIVTPAHAQAQQAPKPAGGIQAIIVTATKRTEDLQDVPLSVNAMGEQELDNLGVKTFDDYLAQLPNVTAGGSGPGQNTIYIRGLASTTPNLTTAGVAGLAPNVALYLDDQPISQPGRNLDVYAADLQRIEVLSGPQGTLFGASSQAGVVRLITNKPSLSGLDASFKGETSFTKHGAASYKAEGMINLPVTNNLALRAVVYLDHQGGYIDNVHGTRSVADSARFRPAGTVRYNGVPVSTGRAGFQAGADLSNVNFIQADNGGLVQDNFNGTEYAGFRASALWEFAPDWKLTIEHTRQSINSDGVFFVDPTLGMDNPSVQQFENNRLDDNFSNTSWTLEGRLAALDIVYTGAYTDRETTQRVDYTDYLFVGQYLPYYICDGSVTYPGAADPSGTCQAPNLYVNSKSDATVFTQEFRVNTPDDKRIRLTAGAFYSKSILKERNDFTYPGSVQAQPFGPFAPNYPFPGVYQSDPGPFPAGVIFRNDVKRTDEQFGLFGELSLDIVPDVLTITGGARYYDVKVDLAGTANGSFCNSGAATDQNAYGTNISDLYDGDGQYTFIGSCNPALRQTFTQGQSISDIMAAGLNASQAAQVFNALSAPDKARTKGTIFKGTITFTPTEDVMLYATYSEGFRPGLLNRPGGAQGPNGYTVPFALDTDTVQNYEFGWKTELLDRQLRFNASAFYVDIKRLQTTIFDPSIVNLFFSDNAANARIYGIEGDFTVAPYAMPGLTVAGAFSFLDTKITDVLLPTNDVHTGDSLAYAPAFQGNLRVRYEWDLGDTGMTAHVMPQVSHSSSKYTDIIDINRLKLAGYTTFNLSVGIDKDQWSLELYGQNLTDKRAEVAGTFVNDRPRITINRPLTVGLRASFKY; from the coding sequence ATGCTGAAATCCTTGAGCGGCGCGTCGATCGGCGCGCTGGCCATCGCGATCGTTACGCCCGCCCACGCACAGGCCCAACAGGCGCCAAAACCGGCCGGCGGCATTCAGGCGATCATCGTTACCGCAACCAAGCGCACCGAAGACCTGCAAGACGTTCCGCTTTCCGTGAACGCCATGGGCGAGCAGGAACTGGACAACCTCGGCGTCAAGACGTTCGACGATTATCTTGCCCAGCTTCCGAACGTGACGGCCGGCGGCAGCGGTCCGGGCCAGAACACGATCTACATCCGCGGCCTTGCCTCGACCACGCCGAACCTGACGACCGCGGGCGTTGCCGGCCTTGCCCCCAACGTCGCGCTATATCTGGATGACCAGCCGATCTCACAGCCCGGACGCAACCTTGACGTCTATGCCGCCGATCTTCAGCGCATCGAGGTTCTTTCCGGCCCGCAGGGCACGCTGTTCGGCGCAAGCTCGCAGGCGGGCGTGGTCCGCCTGATCACCAACAAGCCCAGCCTTTCCGGCCTGGATGCATCGTTCAAGGGTGAAACCTCGTTCACCAAGCACGGTGCCGCCAGCTACAAGGCGGAAGGCATGATCAACCTGCCGGTGACGAACAACCTGGCGCTGCGCGCGGTTGTCTATCTCGATCACCAGGGCGGTTATATCGACAACGTGCACGGCACCCGCAGCGTTGCCGACAGCGCGCGTTTCCGCCCGGCGGGAACGGTCCGTTACAACGGCGTGCCGGTGAGTACGGGCCGCGCCGGCTTCCAGGCAGGTGCCGACCTTTCGAACGTGAACTTCATCCAGGCCGACAACGGCGGACTGGTGCAGGACAACTTCAACGGGACCGAATATGCCGGCTTCCGCGCATCGGCGCTGTGGGAATTCGCGCCCGACTGGAAGCTGACGATCGAGCATACGCGCCAGAGCATCAATTCGGACGGCGTGTTCTTCGTCGACCCGACGCTGGGCATGGACAACCCCTCGGTCCAGCAGTTCGAGAACAACCGCCTCGACGATAACTTCTCGAACACCAGCTGGACGCTTGAAGGGCGGCTTGCCGCGCTCGATATCGTCTATACGGGCGCTTACACCGACCGCGAAACGACGCAGCGGGTGGATTACACCGATTACCTCTTCGTCGGTCAGTACCTGCCCTATTACATCTGCGACGGTTCGGTGACCTATCCGGGTGCCGCCGATCCCAGCGGCACGTGCCAGGCGCCGAACCTCTATGTGAACTCCAAGTCTGATGCGACGGTGTTCACCCAGGAATTCCGCGTCAACACGCCTGACGACAAGCGCATCCGCCTGACCGCGGGCGCGTTCTATTCGAAGTCGATCCTGAAGGAACGCAACGACTTCACCTATCCGGGAAGCGTGCAGGCCCAGCCGTTCGGCCCCTTCGCGCCGAACTATCCGTTCCCCGGCGTTTACCAGAGCGATCCCGGCCCGTTCCCGGCGGGCGTGATCTTCCGCAACGACGTGAAGCGCACGGACGAACAGTTCGGCCTGTTCGGTGAACTTTCGCTCGACATCGTTCCCGATGTGCTGACGATCACTGGCGGCGCGCGCTATTACGACGTGAAGGTCGATCTTGCGGGCACGGCCAACGGCAGCTTCTGCAACAGCGGCGCGGCCACGGACCAGAACGCCTATGGCACCAACATCTCCGATCTCTATGACGGCGATGGCCAGTACACCTTCATCGGCAGCTGCAATCCGGCGCTTCGCCAGACCTTCACGCAGGGCCAGTCGATTTCCGACATCATGGCGGCGGGGCTGAACGCGTCGCAGGCGGCGCAGGTGTTCAACGCGCTCAGCGCACCGGACAAGGCGCGCACCAAGGGCACGATCTTCAAGGGCACGATCACTTTCACGCCCACCGAAGACGTGATGCTTTATGCCACCTATTCGGAAGGTTTCCGTCCCGGCCTGCTCAATCGTCCGGGTGGGGCGCAGGGACCAAACGGCTATACCGTGCCCTTCGCGCTCGATACCGATACGGTGCAGAACTATGAATTCGGGTGGAAAACCGAACTGCTCGACCGGCAGCTGCGCTTCAACGCCAGCGCGTTCTATGTCGACATCAAGCGGTTGCAGACCACGATCTTCGATCCCAGCATCGTCAACCTGTTCTTCTCGGACAATGCGGCGAATGCGCGCATCTATGGCATCGAAGGCGACTTTACCGTTGCGCCCTATGCGATGCCGGGCCTGACCGTTGCCGGGGCGTTCTCGTTCCTGGACACGAAGATCACAGACGTCCTCTTGCCCACCAACGACGTGCACACGGGCGACAGCCTTGCTTATGCGCCCGCGTTCCAGGGCAACCTGCGCGTCCGCTACGAATGGGATCTGGGCGATACCGGCATGACCGCGCACGTGATGCCGCAGGTTTCGCATTCCTCGTCGAAATACACCGACATCATCGACATCAACCGCCTGAAGCTGGCTGGTTACACGACGTTCAACCTGTCGGTGGGTATCGACAAGGACCAGTGGTCGCTTGAACTCTATGGCCAGAACCTGACGGACAAGCGGGCCGAGGTCGCGGGCACCTTCGTGAACGACCGTCCGCGCATCACCATCAACCGTCCGCTGACGGTCGGTCTGCGCGCGTCGTTCAAATATTGA